One region of Vitis vinifera cultivar Pinot Noir 40024 chromosome 1, ASM3070453v1 genomic DNA includes:
- the LOC100244027 gene encoding glycosyl hydrolase 5 family protein: MGKFFFCFFFSFLSILPLPLLKPVVALPLYTNSRWIVDEDGARVKLACVNWPSHLEAVVAEGLSKQPVAMISKKIGSMGFNCVRLTWPLFLATNQSLASLTVRQSFQRLGLLESIAGFQANNPSMVDLPLISAYQAVVSGLADNNVMVILDNHLSKPGWCCSSFDGNGFFGDQYFNPDLWVQGLTRMATMFRGVTNVVGMSLRNELRGPKQNVKDWYRYMQKGAEAVHSANPDVLVIVSGLSYDTDLSFVLKQELELTFTGKLVFEMHWYGFTDGSAWETGSPNQVCGRVVESVMRRGGVLLEKGWPLFVSEFGVDQRGTNVNDNRYLNCFFGLAAELDFDWALWTLVGSYYTREGVIGLEEFYGLLNWNWCEVRNSSFLQRISALQSPFQGPDLSDARPHKVIFHPATGLCIVWKSVFEPLTLGPCPESDAWSYTPQKTLIMKETYFCLQADGPGNPGKLGIICTEPGSKWESISDSKMHLSTKLGDGTTVCLDIDSSNNIVTNACKCLSGDNKCDPGSQWFKIVNATNISTRPLIQISSNLDLNGAEHAS, from the exons ATGGGGAAGttcttcttctgcttcttcttttcctttctttctatTCTACCTCTTCCACTTCTGAAGCCTGTGGTGGCTCTACCACTCTACACCAATTCAAGGTGGATAGTGGACGAAGATGGTGCCCGGGTGAAGCTGGCATGCGTGAATTGGCCATCCCATCTGGAAGCAGTGGTGGCGGAGGGCCTCAGCAAGCAGCCAGTTGCCATGATCTCCAAGAAGATTGGGTCCATGGGGTTCAATTGTGTCAGGCTCACTTGGCCACTTTTTTTGGCCACCAATCAATCACTGGCCTCCCTCACTGTTAGACAGTCCTTTCAGAGGCTTGGCTTGCTTGAATCCATTGCCGGCTTCCAAGCCAACAACCCTTCCATGGTTGATCTTCCTCTCATAAGTGCTTACCAG GCAGTCGTGTCCGGCCTTGCGGACAACAATGTGATGGTCATACTAGACAATCACCTAAGCAAGCCGGGCTGGTGCTGCAGCAGCTTCGATGGCAATGGCTTCTTTGGCGACCAGTACTTCAACCCAGACTTGTGGGTCCAGGGCCTCACCCGGATGGCCACCATGTTCAGGGGCGTCACCAATGTGGTTGGCATGAGCTTGAGGAATGAGCTCCGAGGCCCCAAACAAAATGTGAAGGACTGGTACAGGTACATGCAGAAAGGAGCTGAAGCAGTGCACTCAGCTAACCCAGATGTTTTGGTCATAGTATCGGGCTTGAGTTACGACACAGACCTATCGTTCGTCCTGAAGCAAGAGTTGGAACTGACGTTCACAGGGAAATTAGTGTTCGAGATGCATTGGTATGGATTCACGGATGGGAGTGCTTGGGAAACCGGCAGCCCCAACCAGGTGTGCGGGAGAGTGGTAGAGAGCGTAATGAGGAGAGGAGGGGTTTTGCTAGAAAAAGGGTGGCCATTGTTTGTGAGTGAGTTTGGGGTGGATCAAAGGGGTACCAATGTGAATGACAATAGGTATTTGAATTGCTTCTTTGGCCTGGCAGCTGAACTGGACTTCGATTGGGCATTATGGACACTGGTAGGGAGTTATTATACGAGAGAAGGGGTTATTGGGTTGGAAGAGTTTTATGGTTTGCTGAATTGGAACTGGTGTGAAGTCCGGAACTCAAGCTTCTTGCAGAGGATTTCTGCCCTGCAGTCTCCTTTTCAAG GGCCAGATCTATCCGATGCCAGGCCACATAAAGTAATTTTCCATCCTGCAACGGGTCTTTGCATTGTATGGAAGTCAGTGTTTGAGCCATTAACGCTGGGTCCCTGTCCGGAGTCGGATGCCTGGAGCTACACCCCCCAGAAGACCTTGATAATGAAGGAAACGTATTTCTGCCTTCAAGCAGATGGGCCAGGGAATCCTGGAAAACTTGGTATAATATGCACTGAACCTGGTTCAAAATGGGAATCCATTTCAGATTCAAAGATGCACCTATCAACTAAGCTGGGAGATGGTACCACAGTTTGCTTGGATATAGACTCCAGCAACAACATTGTCACAAATGCTTGCAAATGCTTGAGTGGGGATAATAAGTGTGACCCTGGGAGCCAGTGGTTCAAGATTGTCAACGCCACAAATATTTCAACAAGACCTCTAATTCAGATCAGCTCCAACTTGGATTTGAATGGAGCTGAACATGCCAGCTAA